The stretch of DNA acacacaacacagcagctctatacacacacacacacacacacacacacacaacacagcagctctatacacacacacacacacaaacaacacagcagctctatacacacacacacacacacacacaacacagcagctctatacacacacacacacacacacacacacacacacacacacaacacagcagctctatacacacacacacacacacaccctctgtccgcccccctctctcccccctcacgtgcgccgtcctgcactggctccagacgggaagcgcggccctcctaccccagccgctcccttacctccccggcgctaccacccgctcaggtaagtcactgtgcgtcccgcctcagcctcagcctcaggcccactgcgcgtcccgcctcagcctcaggcccacagcgcatgccgcctcagcctcaggcccactgcgcgtcccgcctcagcctcaggcccacacacacagggcgcttcctaccgccgctcagccagacgccacatcgagcgggcgccggggggggggggggtagcgcgagtcttaggcccacacagggcgcttcctgcagccgcctgcacgcctcactcagcaggacggcacatcgggggaccaagcgggcgccggggggggagcgcgagtcacagggaacgggtggggggggagtcacagggaacgggtggggggggagtcacagggaacgggtggggggggagtcacagggaacgggtggggggggagtcacggggaacgggggggggagtcacggggaacgggggggggagtcacggggaacgggggggggggccaccagccgaaccagcagggggacggacgcacggaggagggggggggaaatgcccatacataaattatgacaatacatatgcccactgctctccaccccccccccactcccctttccccaccccccactcccctttcccccccccgcccgctcccctttctccccccccgctcccctttctcccccccccccgctcccctttcttccccccccgctcccctttctcccccccccgctcccctttctccccccccccgctcccctttctccccccccccgctcccctttctccccccccccgctcccctttctcccccccccgctcccctttctcccccccccgctcccctttctcccccccccgctcccctttctccccccccccgctcccctttctcccccccccgctcccctttctcccccccaaggcacaagattatttagacggggcgcgtgcggcaaaaaatggctgcgcaggcgaaaaagatgtgcgcgcgcggccgaacagaatagtgcaggtggaggtcacataattcggaggtacgggggaggagcacgcgcgagccctgtgatgtcaaacgcccctccctccggtgtctgccctacaataacgctgtgttgctgctctcctccgctggcaacctgcttcgctgcgatcctctgcaagtgaaagggtaggctgccactttatcactcatactatgaatgtacagaattaaggtaaaaaaagtgtaaacacttccccactcgtgcttgcaaaattatgcaggacaccctgtgctcatgcttggagatttggtgatgtcaccgctctcagcggcagcgtagacgcagtctaattttgcaagagcgagctgttgaagtatgtaagtatttaagctgcgcttatagtgccggcgacgcgacgtcatccgaaaaatgcattgtcgctgccgcgtgtgcttatagtaagcgtgacgtggcgatgcgattttttgaagccggcaatatttgatttttcaggggctgtcgcctcatgtgacagcccctgaaccaatcaatggccaggtcgcccgcaccgccgccgcgaagcgaaatacaacttttgctaacGTCGCCGTctcgggcactatacgcgcggccttagacatatttgtatttacattgtataccgtttaataaaggtttttttttttatgtgattttgatcagacagggggggggccgagaaatttcatggattaaaaggggggctcggcctaaaaagtttgctcactcctgccTTAATTTGATTAACCTACTCACTTTGTGTTGCAATTATGTTACACAGAGCTGTGAATGTATGATGCTtatgtatttaaccccttcattcatgCTATCCCTGGCATTAACTATTCACCACCATACGTTTGATTACAACAGCGCTAATAGAGTGATTTTTGTTGTTGCTACTATACAGGTCTTTCTCATGGTGCTAGTATCCTGTgcatgtctgcagctttaaaggaccCTATACCTATTAAGGAACAACAATACTATACATACTTACGTAGGGATCTTTGGACTCCACTACGAGGATTCTATATTACGATTTTAAATATTTGAGTGTACTATTATTAtgatgtaataaaactttattatttttgattttaaCCCATCACCTCTGATTGCTATGTACCTATCTAGCAGTTAATTAAGCCAGAGGCTAATTTTAGCCATCTCTTACTTACAAGGCAATGAGAGCATAATCTAGGGGTGCTTTATGACCCTATCTCtttgggttttttgttttgttaactcTTACCCTTTGCACCTGCCTTTTTAGGACCCTTTACATAGGTGAGCAGTCTGATTCATCAGTTTATTTGttttcttcctctggatcaataagtaagtatatataAAGGATaaaagtatctgttatctaaatttagcataggttgaacttgatggacgtatgtcttttttcaacctcatctactatgtaactatgtaaataagATTAATGTTCAGTCACTGCCTTAAATATATGCGTGTGTTAGTTATGTACCTGGGGTTTCCATGACAATCTCGCGGTCGGCTACTCCGCGCCATGGGCTTGACATACATACGTCCTCTGACGTGATAGCGCGGGATACCCGGATCACTAGAGAGTATTTAGGAGAGCGATTACCTTACCCACGTGGTACGAAACACGTAGGTGTTTCTGTGCCTCCTTTTTATCCATGGAAGAATAAAAAGAGATTGTTGTACTGATCAGGATCCTGTCTCCTTTGAGCTGTGCTCTGCCTCAACTTTTCTAACACTTTAGAAAATATTCAACACCACAAATGGCACTTTTGagaagataaaaaataaataaaaagaaggaCATTGATGCTATGACAGCCAATGGCTGAAAAAAAATTATAGGCCCCACAgggttttagattgtaagctcaatggAGCAGTGGTCTCCTTGCCTACTGTATCTTGATGTCATCGTATTATTGTCTCCACCCATTTTTCTGGGGTATAGGTTATAAATATGAATAATGCTAATTGGTTTACAAGCAATTCTCCAAGATTTCTGTCTCCCACTGGTAAAAAAACAGTAAAGCAGTCAAGCATCATATGCAAGAGATAAtactaaaataaaaaatgcaaatgAAGGGTTTGTGCTCTTATAAGAAAGAGGAAATATACAATACTTAGGAGCCCACAGTTGGTAAAtgtttttgagggggggggggcgttctggctcccctgctcccctcctgttggcggccctgtgtgtgtcagtgtgtaacagacacacacagagcaatatacaGAGTGACACCTCCTTCCCCCTACCATAGTGTGCATTGAGAACAGGGGCTAGCAGAGTACAGGAGGGCTCTAACTAGATCCACTCCAAGCCCTCGTGCGGCCAAAGTCTCTTGCTCTCGgatgggccccccccccccccgctcttctCACCAAGCATTGCGGTGGTGACTTGACCTGTCAATCCCCACCACTGCCGGTCCCAGCATGCCAGATTCAGCTTTGATGTCACTGCGAGCGCTGTTGCTGGTTGCAGTGGTGATCGACAggtcactgctcacagcacaggCACCAGGAGTAGAATTTTAAATCTGGAATACATCAGCTATTTGCAGTGTACAAAACATGTTACTTATCAAATCTCTGATGTGTCTGATCAGtgcttatacagtacatacatacagaagcTGCGGAttccagaagaaaaagaaaggctTTATTAAATTAATTTACATGCTCCAaagcaaaaaaaacccagtgatgTTGCAGACCATCATGGTCTTAGTGCGGTCCTGCAGTTTAAACAAATTGATGGGAATTTCATATCCCGCAGATTGGCACACAATATATACTTGATGTAGGTATAGGTTTGTCCGGAGTTGGTTTTGCCATGTTAATGAGCTTAAATGTGCAACATGAGACTTAACACAGTGTTTAGAAGTCTGCAGCACAAGAGTGCCATGGACATTCTGTCTCCAGGCTCTGGTTTAACTGTTCCATTCCTAAGGGGTAGTATTGATGTGAGTCCTAAATAGGAGAACATTTAGCATGATCATCATAAAGACAGAGGGTCCTTGTGAAGTTCATAATTGACCAGTGGAAGTAAGCTATGTTTTTGCAATCTAGTGTGCTTACAGCTACTCTATAgtacagtggttttcaacttcTCTGCTCAGGGCACCCCTTACCACTGTGCTCAGTTGCTGATGCATGCACCCTTACAACAGGACATGGTCACAGAacaacaaaggagagagagactgtccgAGGAGAAAGTGacagtcagagagggcagggagtcacagaaaacacacacacaggcagtgacacCACGTCTCCCTCCTGGCCGGAAACAAGGCAGACAGCCTTTACAATGTTGTAGAATGGTAGGCGGTCAAAACAGGATGCTCAGAACAAATTAGCAACACGGGGCAGCTATTTAATTGTACCAATGTGTTAAATAATACGAGGTTCAACTGCTCCACGAATTGCAGAGTAGTCGAACATTTCAATGGGTATTTTGACACGTGAATGGGATGACATGTTTAGTGCATTCGCCAGTGTCTCTGTTTGAAGGATCTGGGTGTGAGGCTCCTCTTATGGGAAGAAAGACCAGTCAAATATAGCTTCTTCTCTGCAGTGATTTGTTTAATGGGTTGAATATTGGTGACTGATGCCTTTCTTATGTTTATTTACAGATGGAAAAGGAGAAGATGACAATTGGTCTTGTTTGCTCTACCCAAAGAGAGAATAAATCAGATTAAAGGATACAGAAAAAGGTAGAGATGAGGCAGATTAAGGGCAGTAATTCAAGCCACCCTAAATTCAGGTTGCTAATTTTGCAAATAAATCCAAGGAAGAGGTTTCCAAAATAATGTTTTGTTAATCAATAACCCATTATacatattacagctcaaccctgttataacgtgatccgttacaacgcgaacccgcttataacacgatccaagcgtggctcccaattttcgtatttatgaatactttacaacacgattattggtgtcttaaatactttattgcacaatgcatacaattgtacattatttctaacgcgatccgcttataacgcaatgtgattcttcagaccccaagcacagcgttataagggggttgagctgtactagccTTAGTCCCCTTGGGTCCTGAGTGGTGCTGTACCTTTAATGTAAGTGGAATATGGTAAATGCATAATTTTTGCTGCCCCAGTTGATAACAGTGTCTGTTATCTTAGGACTCCATTTTTCACCATACAATAATACTACAGTATAGTCAAGTAGTGTTTTTAACCTGAGATTTAAAGCACAGGTTCTTGTTCAAAACATTAAGCCACTTCCCCATGCGATAGAAGATGTTAGCCCCATTCATTTAAATTGTGTATcttttctccagcactgggaagtaGCCTCACAGAATACAGCTTAAAAGACAAAGATTCAGTTCTATCTGGCATATAAAAGTGAAAACACACCCAACAATAACTTACCTCTCCAGAGTAGCTGTATTTCCCCTTTAAAATTTGCCGGTACAGTCTGGTCCTGTTATCATCCTCAAAGGGCATAGTCCCACTCAGAAGTATGTAAGATATCACACCTAGCGCCCACATGTCCACAGAGTTTGTATAGGGCTTCCTCACCAGGATTTCTGGTGCAATGTACTCTGGTGTCCCGCAGGTGGTTTTCATTAAGCAGTCACCCCCTTTCTTTCGCGCACTCGCAAGCCCGAAATCAGTGATCATAATTTTGGAGTCTGTCCCTGGGTGATAATACAGCAGATTTTCAGGTTTTAGGTCTCTGTGAGTGATGCCCAGAGTATGCAAGTACTTCACCCCCTCCAGAACCATCTGCAAAACACGGGTGGCATCTCTCTCAGTGAAAGAACCCTTAGCGATTATGCGGTCAAAAAGTTCTCCACCTGTTGCTAGTTCCATCACCATATAAACCCTCTCCTGTGTCTCAAATACTTCAATGAGTTGGATGATGTGGGTGTGACGAACTCGCCTCAGTACACTAAGCTCCGATTCACacacttccctcccctctctataCTTGGTCTCAATCATTTTAATAGCATATGGTTGCTTGGAGGCCTTGTGTTCCACTCGTACAACCCGGCTAAAACTTCCTCGCCCAATAAGAGCCTTGATGTCATACTTTGCAGTCACCCGCTGATCAAACTTAGCCCTGTACTTGGCTACTTTGTGTCTCCGAGGGTCTGCAGTTTCTGTATGGCAATGCGGGTATCCACTTGGGTATGGAGGAGATGGGGATCCTGCTTTCAAGCCATGGTCTGTAATGAAGTGCTTGTACTGGTCGGTTTTTGAGCCCAGGTAAGGTTCCACCTTTTTGACCAAGTCCAGCTGGATGTTCTTTGGAGGCTCCGGAAGCACTTTACTTGTCCCACAGCCCATCACGGAAAGAACTTAGTCTCCCATGTGGACATCATGTCCGCACAACTCCATCAACAGAAGGCTCGGTACCAGCTTCTGCTATCGGATCTTGGaaacaaatgggggggggggggggggagagagagaaagataaatAATTGGCCTCGTTCCTACTGAAAATATATCGTCAAATTAAGAGAACACCACTTTTTAAGTTGCACTGGACAACAATATACATAGTTATCAATACAAGAGCAATAGGTAATCTTTGTAGCCTTGTGGTAACAGTACAACATATTGCCATGTTCAGATTAGTGAGCAAATATGCAGAGGATCGTGTCATACTGGATGAATGTAGGGGTTCCATTACCATTCACTGGCAATGTTGATAGTTATGTGGCTTTTGTGGCCATTTGCAGAGACTACCACATTTCAAAACATGACAGATTCAGTGGAATGGATCATTTAAGGCCCAAGCTTTTGTAGCAGGACTATATGATGGAAAGCTTTATTTCACTTTATTATCCTATTACAAAGGTACTAAATAATTCAGATGTTAAATCTCTTCTAGTGCTAACTTTGCCCTTTTCAGTTTGTGAAATATTTTGCATGAATTGCAGCCAAATTAGAATTTAGACACATTTTCACTATTCTGCTTTTCAAATAAATTCACAATTTCCGTTGCAAATCTGACAAAAATGTCAAAGTTTGCCATTTTCATCGAATTTTCATTTGGCAAACATTTGTACAAAAACAAAGATCACATGACTAATGTCACCTGCAAATTGCTCATGTGCTTCAAAGTTCGCCCATCCCTGCCTTCTAATAAAGGGATTCATTTGACGTATTACCTATATgtacagcatatactgtacaggcaAAGCTGCCATAcatgaaaaaaatacattatgtttACTGCAAGCACTAGAGACTGCATGTGAAATAAGGCAAATCCTATTAAAGGTCACAGCAAAAAAACAATGGGACCCGTTCAATATGCTTTTTAAAACGGTCTTCTCCTTGCTAGGGGAGTTGCCAGCCCTAACTATTTGCAGTTAATGATAGTAACCTTCTCCCCTACCATGAGACTTATGGTAAAACCCAGAGATATTTCAGAACTATGtgccttattctataaagtgctATTTCTAGTTCGTGCACCACTGCATGCGCTTAACTGAACTCAATCAGCGCTATCACACGCTATAGAATAAAGCCCTGTGGGGTAGATCGACAGAAGTGCGTTACATTTTTAGTGGCACCTTATCGCCATTTTACATATCGCTATCCGGATCCAGAAAATAGGTGGGGGGTATATATCTATGATATTATTTTAAAAGGTATAAATCTCTCTCCAAGTGTCCAGACTCATTACCCCTCTGCTCTATTTGAATACAAATATAATCCTATAGTTAGTAGCGTTAAGAGTGCTGGGGTCTAGCGAGGGGGAGATATCTGGCTACAGATGAGTGAATGGTCAGATTAGTTCTGCGTTACTAATTTGGTGCGGAGACTCATAGTGGGAATTTAGTGGAACAGCTGAATATAACAGCCAAGGTAGTAGTGCGTGCTAGGATATGTAAACTATATACCGCCTTCCCCGACCGGAGCCGATTCTCCCTGCCtcgtcgtgtgacgtcacgcttCACGCTATCACCCAACGCACATTTCAATGACTACCAATCAGATTCCTCGTGGCCCACAGAGCTAATCTGGCCATTCATTCTAGACCTGTTGCCAgatatctccccctctctgacaCCCGAGCACTCTTAACACTACTAACTATAGGATTGAATTTGTATCCAAATAGAGCAGTGGGCTGACGAATCTAGACACTTGGAGAGAGATTTGTACCTTTTGATAAACTATCATAGAtatacctccccccacctcttttCTGTATTCACTAAAGAAAAAGGCCTACTTATAGTCCACTAAGGACTCAATACTGGCCACGAACCCTGGAAAGAGGCATATTACACAGAGATACGTTTAACTTAAAAGGCAGTGTTGGctattctatttatatttaacttCGGTGTCGGGCTATTGTACAGCATTTCTTCACTGTGACAGTATTGTTATATAGGAGCCCTTCACTTTGAAGACTTTTGTTTGTCTATGCTGTGTTGaagcacaagcaggattctcctggCCTGAAACCAATCCCCGCACTTTgcaactgtactgtatactgtccgCGCACTAGGGCGATTTTATGAGATAATAGCTGTTGGTCTAGAATTGTCTCTTTATTTTAACCCTGTTATTAATAAAGTCTACTTTTGATATCTGAATCATATCCTTTGTGAGGTGTATGCATATACAGGGATTTTTGTCTACTCCTGTGCCAGCACAGGCTAATGTCCTTATGTTCCACCCATCCTAGGATGCGCCCTCCTTCATTTACTATCACAGTGGTCGGGCAAGGTTACCCCACACGCCTATCTTTTATTAACattttcattacaaaaagttacacCACACACgagatcatataaatgtctgaaacacatcaaacTATATTATgctttttagtgattaaagtgatgtttgtgtgaactaatatggtatataatggaTGACtaaaataatgtatatccatactgaACATACCTGAACAATATTAAttcatatttaatttttattaatgtaGTTAAAATGAAGGAAGGACACTATAATGGCAACGTTAATAGGTGTTAAACTGTTACATTTCTCTATATTATATTTCTGTCAGCACGTTTAATCAGCTAGAAGGGATTCCTTGAAACAAAATGTATATTAGCGGGTTTGAATGCGAGTTATACGTGGAAAAATAACACTCAGATTTTAACTGCTACCTCCCACAATATTTTACATTCCTGAGAATTGTCTTGTTCTAGCACACTGCACATATGGGCTTATGTACTAAGATAACATCTGAATGTGTATTGTGCTTCCAGATTTGTGACAAAAAGTAGTACAAACATTTCATAATAATGTACAACTCATTGTTTGAAATAAATTGACTTGTTGCGGCATGCtcaatacctgattgatacaaatTAAAATAACAGAGTGGTATATTTTGTGTGTAATAAGTGTTGGTAAATATTATTAATGTGTAGTCATACTATGAAAACAATACATACATGCGCCAAGTGCATTCCATTCCTGTGCGCCATGGTATTTAACCAACACTTCAGGTGCACAGTGAGAAAAAATAAGGTTGGTACTGTACATAGCCGCACACAAGTGCAATTGAATCGGAGAATTCCGCCCTACATGCAATTGGCAAGGGTTAGTGTCCCATTCTCTTCCCAATGCCAACCCCAATACTAAATGGCACATTTTCTCAGTGAAAATGTTGTTACCATGAGAAGTTACTAATCTCAGGCCACAGGACTCAGAAATAGTAAAACAATACGCTGGTTTTATTTACAGCACGATTATGAACCAACGCATTAGGACTGATAATGGTCTGATTTGGGGACGTACATATTGTTTTAGAAATATTTTGTAAATACAAACTGTATCACTATACTTCAACCAACAAATTCCGGTTAAAGAAAACCAGAAGCCAAGTATCCCCAATGTTTGCATTCCACTTAATTAGACCAAGAGTAGGTATAGTTAAATCAGCAAATTGAttactcaaaaaaaaaaattaaaaaaaaaaaaaaaaaatcacatgggcAGAGTGATATAATTTGGTACACAAAGAGAGTGGTCAAAAATCCTCAAATGTatcaaaaacaataacattttattattaatcAATAAGCAGTGTGCTAAATATTTACAAAGTGAAATCTAAAAACACTTGTGGTGAGATATGAGCCACGGGTATTAGGGAAAATAGGTATCCAGAGAGAACCTACTGGTGTATAATCAAATCCTATTTACCACAATTCATTAATTCAAGATTATCCCTGAACAAGATAATCCACATTACAGTATATCCTGTTCGGGAGCATATTGTTCAGACGGAATGACATGATTATTGGCAAATTTCATCATAGAAGTGAACTTCACTACAGAGGGAGTAAGTTCTGCTCATTGAGTCCGAGCTGCATGAACTATTTATTGTTTTGCCCGTTAAACAGTAAattcattttattgtttttgaaAAATTAGGATTTTTGACCAGTCTCTTTGTGTACCAAATTATATCACTCTGCCATGTGATTTTTTTATGAGTAATCAATTTGCTGATTTAACTATACCTACTCTTGGTCTAAATAAGTAGAGTGCAAACATTGTATTACTTGTATTACATTGGGGATTTTGTATTACtacataactgtgcccaggacatactagaaAACAGATAACttgcaatgtattacttcctggtaaaatatttttataaataaataaaacaaaggaaaacaaatacaaaaacacagTGCTGTTTTCTAAATTGGCTTGCAATTACTTTCCACTTTCGAACCTGTGCACTCACATTTTTCCTTCATAATGCTTGGCATTTTTGCCAGTTTTAATTGCACTTCATCGCACATAGAAAAATGCTTCATTCATTTATCTCTATAGACACTTTCAGAAAGCTCACGTGTCCTTGTTGTCAGTCCCAGCCTGCTACCGGCTCTTTTAATAGTGAACATATTTACTCCACAagacaatatgaaatatgtatttTAGTGCAGGTACCTTCTTAAATGGAGTTTACTTTGATGCGGTTAACAggcttaaatcattttttttttctatccaaAATTCAAACTGGATTGGCActcaaaatgtaaataaataaaaggaggcCTTGAATCGTTGCTCTATTGTGCACATTGTGTGTATCTGCTGATTTTTTTCTGTATTGCggttttctttttttatacattaaagaagaaacctGGCAAAACGtgtccttaatttttttttaaacttcattattttagtgctgatccagtttgttttttgtatagttatatgcaTCATGTGGTACAGATGCAAGATCATAGCACCTCTAGCTAAATTATAACCGACAGGGTGAGTGCTAGATcattctaattttttttaatcaaaagatgcaaccacgACTCCTTTGATAAAAAAATTTGGATCAAAAATGTTACATTTCACTAATAAATTAtatcacgtctcagacaggtctgcaaccctgcctttccccattatctcttagcacacagtgttccactgcagtcagggattctgggaaattacatgcaaatgagcccactgtccccttttgcttcaaatccattttaaacatgacccctacaagcttatgcctgctgcataaCACTGCTTTTCAGCATGGCTTGGGTCAAATAAATGACAAGACAATTTGGAAAGTAGCACAGGGTTTTAtgcatt from Ascaphus truei isolate aAscTru1 chromosome 19, aAscTru1.hap1, whole genome shotgun sequence encodes:
- the PSKH1 gene encoding serine/threonine-protein kinase H1, whose amino-acid sequence is MGCGTSKVLPEPPKNIQLDLVKKVEPYLGSKTDQYKHFITDHGLKAGSPSPPYPSGYPHCHTETADPRRHKVAKYRAKFDQRVTAKYDIKALIGRGSFSRVVRVEHKASKQPYAIKMIETKYREGREVCESELSVLRRVRHTHIIQLIEVFETQERVYMVMELATGGELFDRIIAKGSFTERDATRVLQMVLEGVKYLHTLGITHRDLKPENLLYYHPGTDSKIMITDFGLASARKKGGDCLMKTTCGTPEYIAPEILVRKPYTNSVDMWALGVISYILLSGTMPFEDDNRTRLYRQILKGKYSYSGEPWPSVSNLAKDFIDRLLMVDPGERMTATQTLKHPWVVSMAASSSMKNLHRSISQNLLKRASSRCQSTKSAQSTRSSRSTKSNKSRRVRERELRELNLRYQQHYNG